The proteins below come from a single Streptococcus porcinus genomic window:
- a CDS encoding helicase HerA-like domain-containing protein: MATLTIAKGKTPIEFQLNMLNRHGLIAGATGTGKTVTLKVLAEQLSLAGVPVFLADIKGDLSNLAKAGQVNDKLQKRLDKLEIGNYQSQAFPVRLWDVFGEKGLPVRTTISEMGPLMLARLMNLNDTQTGVLNIIFKIADDHGWLLIDLKDLQAILKEVADHTNDYSGKYGNIAKQSVGAIQRQLLTLEQEGANLFFGEPALDLADFIQLDVASGQGAINILNATKLFNSPTLYTTFLLWMLSELYELLPEVGDLEKPKMVFFFDEAHLLFKDAPKIFLDKVEQIVRLIRSKGVGIFFVTQNPLDLPETVLAQLGNRIQHALRAYTPKEQKAVRVAADTFRQNPELDVATVITELEVGEALISALNEKGQPSIVERAYILPPKSSFDLMSDEELLNLNQTSPYQNKYAHSIDRESAYEKLAEKVSGEEAAAKEAELAKEREKVAKEAAKQQAEADRATRRTVGRPRKSVVEKATDAFISTTVRTIGRELVRGLLGSLRK, encoded by the coding sequence ATGGCAACACTAACAATTGCAAAAGGGAAAACCCCTATTGAATTTCAACTAAATATGTTAAATCGGCACGGTCTGATTGCCGGAGCAACTGGTACAGGAAAAACAGTCACTTTAAAAGTTTTAGCGGAGCAATTAAGTTTGGCAGGAGTTCCTGTTTTTCTTGCTGACATTAAAGGTGATTTAAGTAATTTAGCTAAAGCTGGACAAGTCAATGATAAATTACAAAAAAGACTAGATAAACTTGAGATTGGAAATTATCAATCGCAAGCTTTTCCGGTACGTCTCTGGGATGTTTTTGGTGAAAAAGGTCTACCCGTTCGGACAACGATTTCTGAAATGGGACCCTTGATGTTAGCCCGACTTATGAATCTGAATGATACACAAACTGGTGTGTTGAATATTATTTTTAAAATTGCTGATGATCATGGATGGTTATTGATAGACTTAAAGGATCTGCAAGCGATCTTAAAAGAAGTAGCGGATCATACTAATGATTATTCAGGAAAATATGGTAATATTGCGAAACAATCCGTTGGTGCTATTCAACGTCAATTATTGACTTTGGAGCAAGAAGGAGCAAATCTTTTCTTTGGTGAGCCTGCCTTAGATTTAGCTGACTTTATTCAGTTAGATGTAGCAAGTGGTCAAGGAGCTATTAATATTCTTAACGCCACTAAACTTTTTAATTCTCCAACTCTTTACACCACTTTCTTACTATGGATGCTTTCTGAACTGTATGAGTTACTTCCCGAGGTAGGTGATCTTGAAAAACCAAAGATGGTCTTTTTCTTTGATGAAGCACATTTACTTTTCAAAGATGCTCCAAAGATCTTTTTAGATAAAGTTGAACAAATTGTACGTCTCATTCGTTCAAAAGGTGTTGGGATTTTCTTTGTGACACAAAATCCTTTGGATTTGCCAGAGACAGTACTAGCTCAGTTGGGGAATCGCATTCAGCATGCGCTTCGTGCCTATACACCAAAAGAACAAAAAGCAGTTCGAGTTGCTGCTGATACTTTTAGGCAAAATCCGGAATTAGATGTTGCAACTGTGATTACAGAGCTAGAAGTTGGAGAAGCGCTTATTTCAGCTCTTAATGAAAAAGGGCAACCAAGTATTGTTGAGCGTGCTTATATTTTGCCACCTAAAAGTAGTTTTGATTTGATGTCAGATGAGGAATTGCTGAACTTAAATCAAACTTCTCCATATCAGAACAAGTATGCTCACAGCATAGATCGAGAATCAGCTTATGAAAAATTGGCAGAAAAAGTTTCAGGTGAAGAAGCAGCTGCAAAAGAAGCGGAGCTAGCAAAGGAGCGAGAAAAGGTTGCCAAGGAAGCGGCTAAACAACAAGCTGAGGCTGATCGTGCTACACGACGGACTGTCGGTCGGCCGCG